A stretch of Clostridia bacterium DNA encodes these proteins:
- a CDS encoding IS3 family transposase (programmed frameshift): MGKRFSEEFKVEAIKRVLANAGSQNQVAEDLGVPTSTLSGWMKQYRENPTKGIKASLKPSEAELELKRLRKENRELQEENEILKKAGNLLREKSKVKRFFFIRDHAKEFSIARMCKVLRVSKSGYYAWIKPKKSATEEENEALEKDILLVYEKSRGVFGWKKIRKAILRMPLKDRNFKGSAINHKRIQRLMQKLGIQSKVCKKYKATTNSKHSLPVAENLLNREFQAERPNEKLVSDITYIATEEGWLYVAAINDLYGHYNIGLSMSTRMTKQLVISALDDAYRRGGKPCNTILHSDRGSQYCSYAYQERLKKYGYTCSMSRKGNCWDNAPIESFWGKMKMEWLNDYRFKTIEEAKSKVFEYVMIFYNRQRIHESNDYITPEEYYHGYHKSEIKPTVLAS; this comes from the exons ATGGGAAAGAGATTTTCGGAAGAATTTAAAGTAGAAGCAATTAAAAGAGTATTAGCAAATGCTGGAAGTCAAAATCAAGTAGCAGAGGATTTAGGAGTTCCTACATCAACCCTCTCGGGTTGGATGAAGCAGTATAGAGAAAATCCTACTAAAGGGATAAAGGCTTCTTTAAAGCCTAGTGAAGCTGAACTAGAGCTAAAGAGACTGCGAAAAGAAAATAGGGAGTTACAAGAGGAGAATGAGATTCTAAAAAAAGCGG GCAACCTACTTCGCGAAAAATCAAAAGTAAAACGATTTTTCTTTATCCGGGATCATGCCAAAGAATTTAGTATAGCGAGGATGTGTAAGGTTCTTAGAGTATCTAAGAGTGGTTATTATGCATGGATAAAACCCAAGAAAAGTGCTACAGAAGAAGAGAATGAAGCATTAGAAAAAGATATCTTATTAGTCTATGAGAAGTCCAGAGGCGTATTTGGCTGGAAAAAGATACGCAAAGCAATTTTGAGAATGCCCCTTAAAGACCGAAACTTCAAAGGATCTGCAATTAATCACAAAAGGATACAGAGACTCATGCAGAAGCTAGGAATCCAGAGTAAGGTTTGCAAGAAATACAAAGCTACTACCAACTCCAAGCATAGTCTTCCAGTAGCTGAAAACCTTCTAAATAGAGAGTTCCAGGCTGAGAGACCCAATGAGAAGTTAGTGTCAGATATTACCTATATTGCCACAGAAGAAGGGTGGCTCTACGTAGCGGCGATTAATGACCTCTATGGGCATTATAATATCGGCCTTTCCATGTCTACTAGGATGACGAAGCAACTAGTCATATCGGCTCTTGATGACGCTTACAGAAGAGGTGGTAAGCCTTGTAATACAATCCTACACAGTGATCGAGGGTCGCAATACTGTTCCTATGCTTATCAGGAGAGACTTAAGAAATATGGTTATACCTGCAGCATGTCCCGCAAGGGAAACTGCTGGGATAACGCCCCCATTGAATCATTTTGGGGGAAAATGAAAATGGAATGGTTAAATGACTATCGCTTTAAAACGATAGAAGAAGCCAAAAGCAAGGTCTTTGAATACGTCATGATTTTCTATAATAGGCAACGGATTCATGAATCCAATGATTATATTACTCCCGAAGAGTATTACCATGGTTATCATAAATCTGAGATCAAACCAACGGTATTGGCCAGTTAA
- a CDS encoding head-tail adaptor protein gives MGYGKMSTPINIISTDPVKDAEGFVTKGDNIIASVKAYKEVRNTTAKWERIIGNAAFSSVTAMYRFRKIPGLTVTTSHFISEADGRYNIINAEDVRGRGMYIEVLAEKLEGTVR, from the coding sequence ATGGGATACGGAAAAATGAGTACGCCAATCAACATCATCTCAACCGATCCAGTCAAAGATGCGGAGGGCTTCGTCACCAAAGGCGACAACATTATCGCTTCGGTTAAGGCCTATAAGGAAGTTCGCAACACCACCGCAAAATGGGAACGGATTATTGGGAACGCAGCGTTTTCAAGCGTAACAGCGATGTATCGCTTCCGCAAAATTCCAGGCTTAACGGTCACGACTTCACACTTTATCTCCGAAGCTGATGGCCGCTATAACATTATTAACGCGGAAGATGTACGTGGACGCGGGATGTATATCGAAGTGTTGGCGGAGAAATTGGAAGGGACGGTGAGATAA
- a CDS encoding HK97 gp10 family phage protein: MAKIEMKMPEEFILKLSRLGNKTDEIIPKVLEAGGEVVLSKAKSNLSSVVGHGTKTKSRSTGELEDSLGLSPAKQKRDGSGWDIKIGFAEPRSDGDSNAKIANILEYGKHGQSPKPFMRPARRQSRNAAIEAMKEKFDQEVERI, translated from the coding sequence ATGGCAAAAATCGAGATGAAAATGCCGGAGGAATTCATCTTAAAACTCTCTCGCCTTGGCAATAAAACGGATGAAATTATCCCCAAAGTGCTGGAAGCAGGCGGTGAAGTCGTTCTTTCTAAGGCAAAAAGCAACCTCTCCTCTGTAGTCGGGCATGGCACGAAAACAAAGAGTCGTTCCACAGGTGAGTTGGAAGACTCTCTCGGTTTGTCGCCTGCGAAGCAGAAACGGGACGGCTCAGGCTGGGATATCAAAATTGGTTTTGCCGAGCCAAGAAGCGACGGCGACAGTAACGCCAAAATCGCTAATATTCTCGAATACGGTAAGCACGGTCAGTCGCCGAAACCCTTCATGAGACCAGCCCGAAGACAATCGAGGAATGCGGCTATTGAAGCGATGAAGGAAAAATTCGACCAGGAGGTGGAGCGCATATGA
- a CDS encoding phage tail family protein → MGFIFNGISSQSMNVKARLTSWQASPPLRNSFVSIPGKPGVADFGSDSAERVITVRCNIAPKHNLASLVGVLDGLAEWLDPDKGLKQLVLDDVADRYFTARLQTEVNCERLIRSAGAFDLNFVCPDPHAYALTDEGFTLTQAGANAVTRSKGNTDSLPVFLLKGIIPSGASTYVSLKTNDEELRVIGVLAAGETLVIDSGLVTAKVVDGTGETLRNGLPLLQELNFPILRKGANSVTITAIGATFTELQIQAKSRWR, encoded by the coding sequence GTGGGCTTTATTTTCAACGGAATCTCATCACAAAGCATGAACGTCAAGGCTCGGCTGACCTCTTGGCAGGCTTCGCCACCCTTGCGCAACTCCTTTGTTTCCATACCCGGCAAGCCCGGCGTGGCAGACTTTGGCAGTGATAGCGCAGAGCGGGTCATAACCGTTCGCTGTAATATCGCTCCAAAGCACAACCTCGCTTCATTGGTTGGAGTTCTGGATGGTCTGGCAGAATGGCTTGACCCGGATAAAGGGCTGAAACAGCTTGTGCTTGACGATGTAGCCGACCGCTATTTCACAGCGCGACTTCAGACGGAAGTGAACTGTGAACGGCTTATTCGCTCAGCGGGTGCATTTGACTTGAACTTCGTCTGCCCCGACCCACATGCTTACGCTTTGACGGACGAGGGTTTTACGCTAACCCAAGCAGGCGCGAATGCGGTCACGAGGAGTAAAGGCAATACAGACTCTTTGCCTGTCTTCCTTTTGAAAGGCATCATTCCATCAGGGGCATCAACCTATGTGTCGTTGAAAACAAATGACGAAGAACTTCGCGTTATCGGTGTGCTGGCTGCCGGGGAAACCCTTGTCATCGACAGCGGTTTGGTTACTGCCAAGGTGGTAGACGGCACGGGCGAAACGCTCCGAAATGGTCTGCCGCTGCTTCAAGAGTTGAATTTTCCAATTCTTCGCAAAGGAGCGAACAGCGTAACCATTACGGCAATCGGTGCGACCTTTACAGAACTGCAAATACAGGCGAAGAGCCGTTGGAGGTGA
- the erm gene encoding 23S ribosomal RNA methyltransferase Erm: MSKNRNQGQNPPICVSQNYLTSYKTIKKLLHKTSITAGDHVIEIGPGKGHITGLLLENCQKVSAIEVDKKLYGRLLEKFSDAENLDLYHQDFLQWRLPASVDYKVFANIPFFHTTSILRKLTESKNPPTEAWLTMEKGAAKRFMGTSRESLRSLMIKPVFDLEIVYHFRREDFHPKPGVDVVLLHLNKKAQPDVSPVQWLAYERFVSAGLRSNGAELRRMFTKKQLSRAFREAGIHGYASGEMLYVQWLCLFRCYYKHVLRKD; the protein is encoded by the coding sequence ATGTCCAAAAATAGAAACCAAGGGCAAAATCCGCCCATTTGTGTATCCCAAAATTACCTGACCAGCTACAAAACAATAAAAAAATTGCTTCATAAAACCAGTATCACCGCAGGTGATCATGTGATTGAAATAGGCCCCGGTAAAGGCCATATTACTGGTTTACTCCTTGAAAACTGCCAGAAAGTAAGCGCTATTGAAGTTGACAAAAAGCTTTATGGAAGGCTTCTTGAAAAATTCAGTGATGCCGAAAACCTCGACCTTTATCATCAGGACTTCCTGCAATGGCGGCTTCCTGCTTCTGTGGACTATAAGGTTTTTGCAAACATTCCTTTTTTCCATACCACCAGCATATTGCGCAAGCTGACGGAAAGCAAAAACCCACCAACAGAAGCATGGTTAACGATGGAAAAGGGTGCGGCCAAGCGTTTCATGGGAACCTCGCGTGAAAGCCTGCGGTCACTCATGATAAAGCCAGTATTCGATCTTGAAATCGTCTACCATTTTCGCCGGGAGGATTTTCATCCGAAGCCCGGCGTAGACGTGGTATTGCTCCATCTGAATAAAAAGGCACAACCAGATGTATCGCCAGTCCAATGGCTTGCTTACGAGCGCTTTGTCTCAGCCGGCCTACGAAGCAATGGTGCCGAATTACGACGCATGTTTACAAAAAAGCAGTTGTCCAGAGCATTTCGAGAAGCTGGCATACATGGTTACGCCTCTGGGGAAATGCTTTATGTGCAATGGCTCTGCCTTTTCCGATGCTACTACAAGCATGTACTTCGCAAAGACTGA
- a CDS encoding phage tail protein, with protein sequence MATIGLDKLYYATVTEAPITGHETYDTPVMLAKAISAELSIELAEATLWADDGAAEIIKEFKNGKLTLGVDDIGKTVAAKLTGATMDGNGVLISASEDGGDPVAIGFRAKKANGKYRYFWLYRVKFGVPSTNLATKGDSITFSTPSIEGTVSRRNKPDGNDRHPWKAEVNEDDVDVLPGVISGWYTEVYEPDFDTGLEG encoded by the coding sequence ATGGCTACAATTGGTCTTGATAAACTCTACTACGCAACAGTCACCGAAGCGCCTATTACGGGTCACGAGACCTACGACACTCCGGTAATGCTGGCTAAGGCAATCTCAGCTGAATTATCTATCGAACTTGCGGAAGCGACACTCTGGGCGGACGATGGTGCCGCTGAAATCATCAAGGAATTCAAAAACGGTAAGCTTACCCTTGGTGTGGATGACATCGGAAAAACCGTCGCCGCAAAGCTGACAGGAGCGACCATGGATGGAAACGGCGTTCTTATTTCGGCTTCAGAGGACGGTGGCGACCCTGTTGCTATTGGATTTCGGGCAAAAAAAGCAAATGGTAAGTACCGCTACTTCTGGCTTTACCGCGTGAAGTTCGGCGTTCCGTCCACCAATCTCGCCACCAAGGGCGATAGCATCACCTTTTCCACACCGAGTATTGAAGGTACTGTTTCCCGCCGCAATAAACCGGACGGCAACGATCGTCATCCTTGGAAAGCGGAAGTTAACGAAGATGATGTGGATGTGCTACCAGGTGTGATCAGCGGTTGGTATACAGAAGTGTACGAACCTGACTTTGACACGGGTTTGGAGGGTTAA
- a CDS encoding phage tail protein, translating to MAVKSILTSQTDFTGEIPVTEKTSALWRFNESTPDSDTRLTDSSGNGRHFTVSGWSGTTASLLNGRFGRYFRININNPTTEKTHLVATNDGTFFSYLGDKIAVGGWVNPTTYSVGQNFIPLFNTRQGPGQPILYISLYQGRPRMMLYNSAGTLILDQTETPGFNMVNGGWYFLSAIINATDKTSQIVLCNRADGVVWTAPLRTFTGTLNPSCTADIVMGMHANQYYYAGGLDEWFFETDSDLTIDDLIHYFRQAMLANGGDTSGNVDALTEPGAVTLRKGIDNLYPESGQLTTIAAECNLAGSGRVSATSEYTAGVTSISLIETSTSDDLQDWSAWQTVGTNGELSSPNRSYIRYRVTLSTSDTTVTPKLLDITLHDIPKSPYEKLGFARPVVLDGNGSWETVLENAYDIIVTGEINGADTLEFKLPYSDPKRATLDNEKQVQIAEDVYRIRTMTDEKGSDGNSILTTVYAEAAFYDLTFSAEKQPIEFNADLPAAPMAFALAGTGWEVGTVNVITLRTWECQEKNALSILRMVQNIHGGDLVFHSRDRRVDLLTFSGTDSGALFAYRKNLTGIKRVVDTRSLVTRLYAIGKDGMTFSAINGGKEYLEDLTYSSEVRVATLDCSSFTNPYQMLEFTNMRLAEYAKPRVSYVLSAMDLSVLTGYEHERWNLGDIVTVDDRDLNLTIKTRIIRRQYNLQEPWKTVLELSTKLRELGDSSSATIADQFDQSNLIGQEIKDMVPFNHLRNSRADDGFAYWQNSGFVVDTENGVSGTASFKAVGVADMTKSMAQTVYPASRRNYTISAQIGSDNLNKGANGQVGIEVVFEYEDGTTETRFIDLY from the coding sequence ATGGCGGTAAAATCCATATTGACTTCTCAAACAGACTTTACAGGCGAGATCCCTGTAACCGAAAAAACATCCGCACTCTGGCGTTTCAACGAATCCACGCCGGACAGCGATACCCGCCTTACAGACTCCTCCGGCAACGGACGACATTTTACTGTCTCCGGCTGGAGCGGCACAACAGCCTCTTTACTAAACGGCAGGTTTGGGCGGTATTTTCGCATAAACATCAACAACCCAACCACAGAAAAGACGCACCTTGTCGCCACCAACGACGGTACATTCTTTTCTTATCTCGGTGATAAAATTGCCGTCGGCGGTTGGGTAAATCCGACCACCTATTCTGTCGGGCAGAACTTCATTCCGCTTTTCAATACAAGGCAAGGACCCGGTCAGCCAATTTTATATATTTCCCTCTATCAAGGGCGGCCGCGAATGATGCTCTATAATTCGGCGGGCACGCTTATCCTTGACCAAACCGAAACACCTGGATTCAACATGGTCAATGGTGGTTGGTATTTCCTCTCTGCCATCATAAATGCGACGGACAAAACATCTCAGATAGTTCTGTGCAACCGTGCCGACGGTGTAGTGTGGACAGCCCCCTTGCGGACATTTACTGGTACATTGAATCCATCCTGTACGGCGGATATCGTCATGGGAATGCACGCAAACCAGTATTACTACGCAGGTGGCTTGGACGAGTGGTTCTTTGAAACAGACAGCGACTTAACTATTGATGATTTGATTCACTATTTCCGTCAGGCGATGCTTGCCAATGGCGGAGATACTTCGGGTAACGTGGATGCGCTAACTGAGCCGGGAGCTGTTACCCTACGGAAAGGCATTGATAATCTCTACCCCGAAAGCGGCCAACTGACGACGATTGCTGCCGAATGCAACCTTGCCGGGAGCGGTCGGGTATCGGCAACAAGCGAATACACGGCGGGCGTCACGTCCATTTCACTGATAGAAACATCAACCTCAGATGATTTACAGGACTGGTCGGCATGGCAGACAGTTGGCACGAACGGCGAACTGTCCTCACCGAATCGCTCATATATCCGTTACAGGGTAACGCTCAGCACCAGCGATACGACGGTCACGCCGAAGCTGCTCGATATCACACTTCATGATATCCCCAAATCTCCGTATGAGAAACTGGGTTTTGCCCGCCCCGTTGTTTTGGACGGGAACGGATCGTGGGAAACAGTTCTGGAGAATGCTTACGACATCATTGTTACGGGCGAGATCAACGGAGCGGACACCTTGGAATTCAAGCTGCCCTACAGTGACCCGAAGCGGGCGACGCTTGACAACGAGAAGCAGGTGCAGATTGCTGAGGATGTTTACCGCATACGGACAATGACGGATGAAAAAGGTTCGGATGGCAACAGCATACTCACAACGGTCTATGCTGAAGCGGCATTCTATGACCTGACTTTTTCTGCAGAAAAACAACCGATTGAATTCAACGCCGACCTGCCCGCTGCCCCGATGGCGTTTGCGCTTGCGGGCACAGGCTGGGAAGTCGGCACGGTAAATGTGATCACCCTTCGAACATGGGAATGCCAAGAAAAGAACGCACTCTCCATCCTGCGGATGGTGCAGAACATCCATGGTGGCGATTTGGTATTCCACAGCCGGGACAGGCGAGTGGACTTACTGACATTCAGCGGGACAGACAGCGGTGCGCTCTTTGCCTACCGCAAAAACTTGACGGGGATTAAGCGTGTAGTCGATACTCGATCCCTTGTTACGCGACTCTACGCCATCGGTAAAGACGGCATGACCTTTAGTGCCATTAACGGCGGCAAGGAATATCTGGAGGACTTAACCTATTCAAGCGAGGTGCGGGTAGCGACACTCGACTGCTCCAGTTTTACGAACCCCTATCAGATGCTTGAATTTACCAATATGCGGCTTGCTGAGTACGCAAAGCCCCGCGTTTCCTATGTCCTCTCGGCGATGGATTTGTCCGTATTGACAGGCTATGAACACGAGCGCTGGAATTTGGGTGATATTGTAACCGTTGACGACAGGGATTTGAATCTGACCATTAAAACACGAATTATACGCCGCCAGTATAACCTTCAAGAGCCGTGGAAAACCGTATTGGAACTCTCCACAAAACTCAGAGAACTTGGCGATTCCTCATCAGCAACGATTGCCGACCAGTTCGACCAAAGCAATCTCATCGGGCAGGAAATCAAGGATATGGTACCGTTCAACCATCTGCGAAACAGCAGAGCCGATGATGGCTTCGCCTATTGGCAAAATAGCGGCTTTGTAGTGGATACTGAAAACGGTGTATCCGGTACAGCTTCCTTTAAGGCAGTTGGTGTGGCGGATATGACCAAAAGCATGGCGCAAACAGTCTATCCAGCATCAAGACGTAACTACACTATTTCGGCTCAAATCGGCTCAGATAATCTGAACAAGGGTGCAAATGGACAGGTCGGTATCGAGGTAGTATTTGAATACGAGGACGGGACGACCGAAACACGATTTATTGATTTGTATTGA
- a CDS encoding phage tail protein, whose amino-acid sequence MADNFGLKIGVEGEKEFKSALRDINQSFKVLGSEMKLVTSEFDKQDKSIAATAARNEVLNKAIDAQKDKISTLEAALRNASDSFGENDRRTQNWQIALNNANAELNNMERELEESAEEADDLGEELEDAGDSAEKSGGKFEKLGGILKGIGVAMGAVAVAAGAAAVKLGKEVISAYADYEQLVGGVDTLFGEASQSVQGYAENAFKTAGMSANEYMETVTGFSASLIQSLGGDTAKAAQVADMAITDMADNANKMGTDIASIQNAYQGFAKQNYTMLDNLKLGYGGTKSEMDRLLADAEKISGIKYDLSSFSDLTEAIHVIQTEMGITGTTALEATETITGSMAGMQSAIGNLMAGLGNANADVGLLIGNVVEAFQNVVKNIVPVIENIVRALPPALDGILQAIGDLLPTLLATVVDLFTQVLTTILTLLPELIPAAVDAVMTIVGALIDNLPLLIDAAVQLVTTLVTGIADALPQLIPAAVNAVITIVQGLMESLPMILDAALQLILGLAQGILDALPQLIAALPAIILGIVDFIIGAIPKIIDAGIQLLVSLVDALPEIITAIVAAIPQIIEGLITAILGSIPQLIDAGIQLLISLVQNLPQIITAIVAAIPQIISSLITAIIGSIPQLVGAGIQLFVALIKNLPTIIVEIVKAIPQIITAIVKGFTGNIGKIVQVGSDLIKGLWQGISNVTDWIWGKISGFFGGIVDGIKNFFGIRSPSTLFAGLGENMGQGIGVGFERAMDEVADDMQNAIPTAFDTPGINMGDVTGSYGGLAVSGMPSLINIQQMIVRSEDDIRRISQELYNLMQTGSRAQGRFSPA is encoded by the coding sequence GTGGCTGATAACTTCGGGTTGAAAATAGGCGTCGAGGGCGAAAAGGAGTTTAAAAGCGCACTGCGAGATATAAACCAGTCGTTCAAAGTACTGGGTAGCGAAATGAAGCTGGTAACGAGCGAGTTCGACAAACAGGATAAATCCATAGCAGCTACTGCCGCTCGCAACGAAGTCCTCAATAAAGCGATCGATGCCCAGAAGGACAAAATCTCCACCCTTGAAGCCGCTCTTCGAAACGCCTCCGACAGCTTTGGTGAAAATGATCGGCGCACTCAAAACTGGCAGATCGCTCTCAATAACGCCAACGCGGAACTGAACAACATGGAGCGTGAATTGGAAGAGTCAGCGGAAGAAGCCGACGACCTTGGCGAGGAACTGGAGGACGCTGGCGACAGCGCCGAAAAATCCGGCGGAAAGTTCGAGAAGCTGGGCGGCATCCTCAAAGGCATTGGTGTGGCAATGGGCGCGGTGGCTGTTGCCGCCGGAGCCGCAGCCGTCAAACTTGGCAAAGAAGTCATATCCGCCTATGCGGACTACGAACAACTGGTCGGCGGCGTGGATACCCTCTTTGGTGAGGCATCGCAGTCTGTTCAAGGGTATGCCGAAAATGCCTTCAAGACCGCCGGTATGTCCGCCAACGAATATATGGAAACCGTCACGGGCTTTTCGGCAAGTCTTATCCAGTCCCTCGGCGGCGATACCGCAAAAGCAGCGCAGGTTGCGGACATGGCGATTACGGATATGGCCGATAACGCCAATAAAATGGGTACGGACATCGCATCCATCCAAAATGCCTATCAGGGTTTCGCCAAGCAGAACTACACGATGCTCGACAACCTGAAACTGGGCTATGGCGGCACAAAGTCTGAAATGGATAGGCTCTTGGCTGATGCCGAAAAAATCTCCGGTATTAAATACGACCTCTCTTCATTTTCCGATTTGACCGAAGCAATCCATGTCATTCAGACCGAAATGGGGATCACAGGAACGACCGCCTTGGAAGCCACGGAAACAATTACTGGCTCTATGGCGGGAATGCAATCGGCTATCGGCAACTTGATGGCGGGTTTGGGTAATGCCAATGCTGATGTAGGACTTTTGATTGGTAATGTGGTCGAAGCGTTCCAGAACGTCGTGAAAAACATTGTTCCAGTTATTGAGAATATCGTAAGAGCACTGCCCCCTGCCCTTGACGGGATACTACAGGCAATCGGTGATTTGCTTCCGACTCTGCTCGCTACGGTAGTCGACCTTTTCACACAGGTGCTGACAACGATTTTAACGCTTTTACCCGAACTTATCCCCGCTGCCGTGGATGCTGTTATGACCATTGTGGGTGCGCTGATTGATAATCTTCCATTACTTATTGATGCAGCGGTTCAATTAGTGACCACTCTCGTTACAGGCATCGCCGATGCACTTCCACAGTTGATACCGGCGGCGGTGAACGCTGTGATCACAATCGTTCAAGGCTTGATGGAAAGCCTGCCTATGATACTTGATGCCGCCCTTCAACTGATTCTTGGACTGGCACAGGGAATCCTGGATGCACTGCCCCAATTGATCGCTGCTCTGCCCGCTATCATCCTCGGCATTGTAGATTTTATCATCGGGGCCATCCCGAAAATTATTGATGCAGGGATTCAGCTACTGGTGTCCTTAGTAGACGCCTTGCCTGAAATCATCACGGCAATTGTGGCGGCTATACCGCAAATTATCGAGGGTTTAATTACAGCGATCCTCGGCTCTATTCCCCAGCTTATTGACGCCGGGATTCAGCTGTTAATTTCGTTGGTTCAAAACCTGCCGCAGATTATAACTGCCATCGTGGCGGCGATACCACAGATCATCTCATCGCTTATTACGGCGATTATCGGGAGCATCCCGCAGCTTGTGGGAGCGGGCATTCAGCTGTTCGTGGCGTTGATAAAGAACCTGCCAACCATCATCGTGGAAATCGTAAAAGCGATACCTCAGATTATTACGGCTATCGTGAAAGGCTTTACCGGTAACATCGGTAAAATCGTGCAAGTCGGTAGCGACCTTATCAAGGGGCTGTGGCAGGGTATTTCGAACGTCACCGATTGGATTTGGGGTAAAATCTCCGGCTTCTTCGGAGGGATCGTCGACGGCATTAAAAACTTCTTCGGTATCCGTTCTCCCTCCACCTTATTTGCCGGACTTGGCGAAAACATGGGTCAGGGCATCGGTGTGGGCTTTGAACGGGCGATGGATGAAGTCGCCGACGATATGCAGAACGCTATCCCCACCGCTTTTGATACGCCCGGCATAAATATGGGTGATGTGACAGGAAGTTATGGCGGCTTGGCGGTATCAGGTATGCCTTCTCTCATCAACATACAGCAGATGATTGTCCGCAGCGAGGACGACATCCGCAGAATATCACAGGAACTGTACAACCTGATGCAAACCGGCTCGCGGGCGCAGGGGCGGTTTAGCCCGGCATAA